The following are encoded in a window of Hyalangium minutum genomic DNA:
- a CDS encoding DNA integrity scanning protein DisA nucleotide-binding domain protein, with the protein MSESSKFDREFLRSALSLANRNEVSHFLYICDTPIAPEDLRGRPARKKIIYAVTSEKIAHEYIHRKQQALVIPAYDYSRTERVKVALVSALSQGAIKEGDLVLCMTGKVGRPPDTLMQTRIGGSLDDRVAIEGVKLGDEFNSQVVDALIQLALQIGQEGFEGHPIGTILTIGDHTSVLEKSRQLTINPFQGLSEAERNVLDPKIREAIKNFSVLDGAFVIREDGVVLAAGRYLSAADEAVKIPLGLGARHAAAAGITSTTHSIALVVSQTSGAVRLFKGGNIVLELHQTARRT; encoded by the coding sequence ATGAGCGAAAGTTCGAAGTTCGACCGGGAGTTCTTGCGCTCGGCCCTCTCCTTGGCGAACCGGAATGAGGTGAGCCATTTCCTCTACATCTGCGACACCCCCATCGCCCCGGAGGACCTGCGCGGGCGGCCGGCGCGCAAGAAGATCATCTACGCGGTGACGTCCGAGAAGATTGCGCACGAGTACATCCACCGCAAGCAGCAGGCGCTCGTCATCCCCGCCTACGACTACTCGCGCACGGAGCGGGTGAAGGTGGCCCTCGTGTCAGCGCTCTCTCAGGGAGCAATCAAGGAGGGCGACCTGGTGCTGTGCATGACGGGCAAGGTCGGCCGCCCTCCGGACACGCTGATGCAGACGCGGATCGGCGGCTCGCTGGATGACCGGGTGGCCATCGAAGGCGTGAAGCTGGGCGACGAGTTCAACTCGCAGGTGGTGGACGCGCTCATCCAGCTGGCGCTGCAGATCGGCCAGGAGGGCTTCGAGGGCCACCCCATCGGGACGATCCTCACGATCGGCGACCACACGAGCGTGCTGGAGAAGAGCCGGCAGCTGACCATCAACCCGTTCCAAGGCTTGTCCGAGGCCGAGCGCAACGTGCTGGATCCGAAGATCCGCGAGGCCATCAAGAACTTCTCGGTGCTGGACGGGGCGTTCGTGATCCGCGAGGACGGCGTGGTGCTGGCCGCAGGCCGCTACCTGTCCGCGGCGGACGAGGCGGTGAAGATTCCGCTGGGGCTCGGGGCGCGGCACGCAGCGGCGGCGGGGATCACCTCCACCACGCACAGCATCGCGCTGGTGGTGAGCCAGACCTCGGGTGCGGTGCGGCTCTTCAAGGGCGGCAACATCGTCCTGGAGCTGCACCAGACGGCGCGCCGCACGTAG
- a CDS encoding serine/threonine-protein kinase, producing MRTSAEGDEYIGKTLAKKYRVEALIGEGGMGKVYRARQLALDKPVVLKVLRQSLLSDERTVARFQREAKAASRLNHPNSISILDFGQAEDGALFIAMEFVPGQDLHQVLSREWPLPESRVVRIVSQVLSALSDAHGAGVIHRDLKPENIMLEQRRNDPDFVKVLDFGIAKITDTNGDEGPALTRAGFVCGTPEYMSPEQARGAQLDHRSDLYAVGVILYQLTTGLLPFESDSAVGFATKHLTEEPPPPTKRRPEARISPGMERLILRVLSKDPNDRPANAEAFKAELLAVDRDRRRLEATARRAPVAQPPAAPMAAPVLAPLPRRATGGSHIDTQPGTDPGWGTNEPTVEATVRAVPELMQTVQNPMPITSDKTEAIVATIPEEETGGFGFFKALTITLVIAALAIGGYYYYINYGGGQAPEEPYALPDNVPLPGQNSATGPDLTKPLYEQEIPVQNRNAQKAREAEIEGDRQFERGYFGMAATEYKKAFGFDPRPDLSLKLVEVYLQNGKIEEARNWWTRHRKDAPDTKAADHIEQALKSATAIPPQQQ from the coding sequence GTGCGCACGTCGGCGGAGGGTGACGAGTACATCGGCAAGACGCTGGCCAAGAAGTACCGCGTGGAGGCGCTGATCGGCGAGGGTGGCATGGGCAAGGTGTACCGCGCCCGCCAGCTGGCCTTGGACAAGCCGGTGGTCCTCAAGGTGCTGCGCCAGTCGCTGCTCTCGGATGAGCGCACGGTGGCCCGCTTCCAGCGCGAGGCCAAGGCCGCCAGCCGCCTCAACCACCCCAACTCCATCAGCATCCTGGACTTCGGCCAGGCCGAGGACGGCGCGCTCTTCATCGCCATGGAGTTCGTCCCTGGGCAGGATCTGCACCAGGTGCTCAGCCGGGAGTGGCCGCTGCCCGAGTCGCGCGTGGTGCGCATCGTCAGCCAGGTCCTCTCCGCGCTCTCGGACGCGCACGGCGCCGGTGTCATCCACCGGGACCTGAAGCCCGAGAACATCATGTTGGAGCAGCGCCGCAATGATCCGGACTTCGTGAAGGTGCTGGACTTCGGCATCGCGAAGATCACGGACACCAACGGCGACGAGGGCCCCGCGCTCACCCGCGCCGGCTTCGTCTGCGGCACCCCCGAGTACATGTCCCCGGAGCAGGCTCGAGGCGCGCAGCTGGATCACCGCTCGGACCTGTACGCGGTGGGTGTCATCCTCTACCAGCTGACGACGGGGCTGCTGCCCTTCGAGTCCGACTCGGCGGTGGGGTTCGCCACCAAGCACCTCACCGAGGAGCCCCCGCCGCCCACCAAGCGCCGGCCCGAGGCTCGTATCTCCCCGGGCATGGAGCGGCTCATCCTCCGCGTCCTGTCCAAGGACCCGAACGATCGGCCCGCCAACGCCGAGGCCTTCAAGGCCGAGCTGCTCGCGGTGGACCGAGATCGGCGCCGCCTGGAAGCCACTGCTCGCCGGGCTCCTGTCGCTCAGCCGCCCGCCGCGCCCATGGCCGCGCCGGTGCTCGCGCCGCTGCCGCGCCGGGCCACTGGGGGCAGCCACATCGACACGCAGCCGGGCACGGATCCGGGTTGGGGCACCAACGAGCCCACCGTGGAGGCCACGGTCCGCGCCGTCCCGGAGCTGATGCAGACGGTGCAGAACCCGATGCCCATCACCTCCGACAAGACGGAGGCGATCGTCGCGACGATCCCCGAGGAGGAGACGGGGGGCTTCGGCTTCTTCAAGGCGCTCACCATCACCCTGGTGATCGCGGCCTTGGCCATCGGCGGGTACTACTACTACATCAACTACGGCGGTGGTCAGGCTCCTGAGGAGCCCTACGCGCTGCCGGACAACGTGCCCCTGCCTGGGCAGAACAGCGCGACGGGGCCGGACCTGACCAAGCCGCTGTACGAGCAGGAGATCCCCGTCCAGAACCGGAACGCGCAGAAGGCGCGCGAGGCCGAGATCGAGGGCGATCGCCAGTTCGAGCGCGGCTACTTCGGGATGGCGGCCACCGAGTACAAGAAGGCGTTCGGGTTCGATCCCCGGCCGGACCTCTCGCTCAAGCTGGTCGAGGTCTACCTGCAGAACGGGAAGATCGAAGAGGCGCGCAACTGGTGGACGCGCCACCGCAAGGATGCACCTGACACCAAGGCCGCCGATCACATCGAGCAGGCCCTGAAGAGCGCCACGGCCATTCCCCCGCAGCAGCAGTAA
- a CDS encoding FHA domain-containing protein has product MGERLPPPVPDAAPAPRAVPSAPPVAATPPTAAPAPAGPGVARPPPAASKFGLTVVAGSSRGQRYKLPVTGCVVGRSRGAILLQDDAFVSALHATFLVKEGALFVRDESSASGVYVTIPGTEAIVPRTLFSAGSRLFRFSGRIEIPIAQPGQPVIYGAPVPLGQAIYVVEEILVGGRAGRAVVAATTLLTIGQAHCDFSFPQDEGLAGRHCELSPTATGAMLRDLSGGLGTYLRIPPGTERPLRSGDRVRIGNHVFQVEMLG; this is encoded by the coding sequence GTGGGCGAGAGGCTCCCGCCGCCGGTGCCCGACGCCGCCCCCGCGCCGAGGGCCGTCCCCTCCGCTCCTCCGGTCGCAGCAACGCCTCCCACCGCAGCTCCCGCCCCTGCGGGGCCCGGTGTCGCGCGCCCTCCTCCAGCGGCCTCGAAGTTCGGCCTCACGGTGGTGGCGGGCTCCAGCCGGGGCCAGCGCTACAAGCTGCCGGTGACGGGCTGTGTGGTAGGCCGCAGCCGCGGCGCCATCCTTCTGCAGGACGATGCGTTCGTCTCCGCCCTCCACGCCACGTTCCTGGTGAAGGAAGGGGCCCTCTTCGTGAGGGACGAGAGCAGCGCCTCCGGGGTCTACGTCACCATTCCCGGTACGGAGGCCATCGTGCCCCGGACGCTGTTCAGCGCCGGCTCGCGGCTTTTCCGCTTCAGCGGCCGCATCGAGATCCCCATCGCGCAGCCTGGGCAGCCCGTCATCTACGGCGCGCCCGTGCCGCTCGGCCAGGCCATCTACGTGGTGGAGGAGATCCTCGTGGGTGGACGGGCGGGCCGCGCCGTGGTGGCGGCCACCACGCTGCTCACCATTGGCCAGGCCCACTGTGACTTCAGCTTCCCGCAGGACGAGGGGCTCGCGGGCCGCCACTGTGAGCTCAGCCCTACGGCCACCGGGGCCATGCTGAGGGATCTCTCCGGCGGCCTGGGGACATACTTGCGCATTCCGCCGGGCACCGAGCGCCCGCTGCGCTCCGGAGATCGGGTGCGCATTGGCAACCACGTGTTCCAGGTCGAGATGCTGGGCTGA
- a CDS encoding RelA/SpoT family protein — MIRLNDILQRVASYHPDPDLDIIKKAYVYSAKVHQGQLRKSGEPYLIHPLEVAGILAELKLDEASIVTGLLHDTIEDTLATAEELTELFGPEVAQLVDGVTKLSKFSASATLSQEEKQAENFRKMIIAMAQDIRVILVKLADRTHNMRTLDHMSEEKQARIAQETLDIYAPLANRLGISWIKIELEDLSFRYVKPQEFFALQEKLNKRKKEREKYIDETAAIIRTQLEARGLKGDVSGRFKHVYSIYKKIKQQGIDFDQIHDIIAFRILMPTLPSCYEALGLVHQLWKPVPGRFKDFIAIPKPNMYQSLHTTVIGPLSERVEVQIRTPEMHKIAEEGIAAHWAYKEGKVLISKDDEKFAWLRQLMEWQQDLKDPKEFLETVKVDLFTDEVFVFTPKGDVKSLPRGATPVDFAYSIHSDVGGRCVGAKVNGKIVPLRYKLKNGDMVEVLTSPQAHPSKDWLTFVKTSRAQQRIRNFIKQQQRDKSLQLGRELAEREFKRYQLNLNKLTKNGELKKIGEELGYRIEDDLLVAIGYGKVTPQQLVQRFVPQDKLGTEERPAPAASPSNGDGGSSSMLPGLSKVTDLAKRLVGRPTKSGVQIGGVDDVLVRFGRCCNPVPGDPIVGFITRGRGVTVHTDNCEKSMATDPERRVDVSWDVRGDFKRPVTLRVLTADRPGLLADISNTFSKKGVNISQANCRATGDDRAVNTFEVTISDLKQLTDVMKAIERISGVTSVERI, encoded by the coding sequence ATGATTCGCCTCAACGACATCCTCCAGCGGGTTGCCTCCTATCATCCGGACCCCGATCTGGACATCATCAAGAAGGCGTACGTCTACTCGGCCAAGGTGCATCAGGGCCAGCTCCGCAAATCCGGGGAGCCCTACCTGATCCATCCGCTCGAGGTGGCCGGCATTCTGGCCGAGCTCAAGCTAGACGAGGCCTCCATCGTCACAGGTCTGCTCCACGACACCATCGAAGACACCCTGGCGACCGCTGAAGAGCTCACCGAGCTGTTCGGCCCCGAGGTCGCTCAGCTGGTGGACGGGGTGACCAAGCTCTCCAAGTTCTCGGCCTCGGCCACGCTCTCCCAGGAGGAGAAGCAGGCGGAGAACTTCCGGAAGATGATCATCGCGATGGCGCAGGACATCCGCGTCATCCTGGTGAAGCTGGCGGACCGCACGCACAACATGCGGACCTTGGACCATATGTCCGAGGAGAAGCAGGCCCGGATCGCCCAGGAGACGCTGGACATCTACGCCCCGCTGGCCAACCGCCTGGGCATCAGCTGGATCAAGATCGAGCTGGAGGACCTGTCCTTCCGCTACGTGAAGCCCCAGGAGTTCTTCGCCCTCCAGGAGAAGCTCAACAAGCGCAAGAAGGAGCGCGAGAAGTACATCGACGAGACCGCCGCCATCATCCGCACCCAGCTGGAGGCGCGCGGGCTCAAGGGCGACGTCAGCGGCCGCTTCAAGCACGTCTACAGCATCTACAAGAAGATCAAGCAGCAGGGCATCGACTTCGATCAGATCCACGACATCATCGCGTTCCGGATCCTGATGCCCACGCTGCCCTCGTGCTACGAGGCGCTGGGCCTGGTGCACCAGCTGTGGAAGCCGGTGCCGGGGCGCTTCAAGGACTTCATCGCGATCCCGAAGCCCAACATGTACCAGTCGCTGCACACCACGGTGATCGGCCCGCTGAGCGAGCGCGTGGAGGTGCAGATCCGCACCCCGGAGATGCACAAGATCGCCGAGGAGGGCATCGCGGCGCACTGGGCCTACAAAGAGGGCAAGGTCCTCATCTCCAAGGACGACGAGAAGTTTGCCTGGCTGCGCCAGCTCATGGAGTGGCAGCAGGACCTCAAGGACCCCAAGGAGTTCCTGGAGACCGTCAAGGTCGACCTCTTCACCGACGAAGTCTTCGTCTTCACGCCCAAGGGAGACGTGAAGAGCCTGCCGCGCGGGGCCACCCCGGTGGACTTCGCGTACTCCATCCACTCGGACGTGGGCGGGCGGTGCGTGGGCGCCAAGGTGAACGGGAAGATCGTCCCGCTGCGCTACAAGCTGAAGAACGGCGACATGGTGGAGGTGCTCACCAGCCCGCAGGCGCACCCGTCCAAGGACTGGCTCACCTTCGTCAAGACGAGCCGCGCCCAGCAGCGCATTCGCAACTTCATCAAGCAGCAGCAGCGCGACAAGAGCCTGCAGCTGGGCCGCGAGCTGGCCGAGCGCGAGTTCAAGCGCTACCAGCTCAACCTCAACAAGCTCACCAAGAACGGCGAGCTGAAGAAGATCGGCGAGGAGCTGGGCTACCGCATCGAGGACGATCTGCTGGTGGCCATCGGCTACGGCAAGGTGACGCCGCAGCAGCTCGTCCAGCGCTTCGTGCCCCAGGACAAGCTGGGCACCGAGGAGCGTCCCGCCCCAGCGGCTTCGCCCTCCAACGGCGATGGCGGCTCCTCCTCCATGCTGCCGGGCCTGTCCAAGGTGACGGACCTGGCCAAGCGGCTGGTGGGACGGCCCACGAAGAGCGGCGTCCAGATTGGCGGCGTGGACGATGTGCTCGTGCGCTTCGGGCGCTGTTGTAATCCCGTGCCAGGAGACCCGATCGTAGGCTTCATCACCCGTGGGCGTGGCGTCACCGTGCACACGGACAATTGCGAGAAGTCGATGGCCACAGATCCCGAGCGGCGCGTGGACGTGTCCTGGGATGTGCGTGGCGACTTCAAGCGGCCCGTGACTCTGCGCGTGCTCACCGCGGATCGGCCGGGCCTCCTGGCCGACATCTCCAACACCTTCTCGAAGAAGGGCGTCAACATCTCCCAGGCCAACTGCCGGGCCACCGGGGATGACCGCGCCGTGAACACCTTCGAGGTGACGATCTCGGACCTCAAGCAGCTCACGGACGTGATGAAGGCCATTGAGCGCATCAGCGGAGTCACCTCCGTCGAGCGCATCTGA
- a CDS encoding FHA domain-containing protein — protein MATTFCPRCDTENPDDASICQSCGAPMRSGTLVMAVSQIAPRPQVSIRVVRADGGPESVVRMNRDTLVCGQTPQADLRLPDDPFVMPEQARFFFSGVRLAVEDVGGANGVFVRLRQERELPTGGELRLGRQRLVLEPIPAATVGPGGAQIWGSPDAGYRLRLVQLLEGGMRGGAYPLKEGDNLLGREQGDITFPTDGFVSGRHAVLTVRKDQLTVRDVGSSNGTFIRLTGPTFVDNGDHFLMGRQLLRVEIQALV, from the coding sequence ATGGCTACAACCTTCTGCCCTCGCTGCGACACCGAGAACCCTGACGACGCCTCCATCTGCCAGAGCTGCGGCGCGCCCATGCGCTCCGGCACGCTGGTGATGGCGGTGTCTCAGATCGCCCCGCGCCCCCAGGTCTCCATCCGGGTGGTCCGCGCGGACGGTGGCCCCGAGTCCGTGGTCCGCATGAACCGCGACACGCTCGTGTGCGGCCAGACTCCCCAAGCGGATCTGCGGCTGCCGGATGATCCCTTCGTGATGCCCGAGCAGGCGCGCTTCTTCTTCTCCGGCGTCCGGCTGGCGGTGGAGGACGTGGGAGGCGCCAACGGCGTCTTCGTCCGCCTGCGTCAGGAGCGCGAGCTGCCCACCGGCGGCGAGCTGCGGCTGGGGCGGCAGCGGCTGGTGCTCGAGCCCATCCCCGCGGCGACCGTGGGGCCGGGCGGCGCGCAGATCTGGGGCTCGCCGGATGCGGGCTACCGGCTGCGTCTGGTCCAGCTGCTCGAAGGCGGCATGCGCGGGGGCGCCTATCCGCTCAAGGAGGGGGACAACCTGTTGGGTCGTGAGCAAGGAGACATCACGTTCCCCACGGACGGCTTCGTCTCCGGGCGCCACGCCGTCCTCACGGTCCGCAAGGATCAGCTCACGGTGCGGGACGTCGGCTCGTCCAACGGCACGTTCATCCGCCTGACGGGCCCCACGTTCGTGGACAACGGCGACCACTTCCTCATGGGCCGCCAGCTGCTCCGCGTGGAGATCCAGGCGCTGGTCTGA
- a CDS encoding TraR/DksA family transcriptional regulator — protein sequence MNQKDLKRYKKMLEDSKTALLESAKKTLVEESSFDTDDLPDEIDQASSEYAQSMVFRLRDREKFLLQKIEKALQRIEDGTFGICERCEEDISPKRLEARPVTTLCIRCKEEQEKKERSYG from the coding sequence GTGAACCAGAAAGATCTCAAGCGGTACAAGAAGATGCTCGAGGACAGCAAGACAGCGCTGCTCGAGAGCGCGAAGAAGACCCTCGTCGAGGAGTCGAGCTTCGATACCGACGACCTCCCGGACGAGATTGATCAGGCCTCTTCCGAGTACGCCCAGTCGATGGTGTTCCGGCTGAGAGACCGGGAGAAGTTCCTCCTCCAGAAGATCGAGAAGGCGCTGCAGCGCATCGAGGACGGCACCTTCGGCATCTGCGAGCGCTGCGAGGAGGACATCTCCCCCAAGCGCTTGGAGGCTCGCCCGGTCACCACGCTCTGCATCCGCTGCAAGGAAGAGCAGGAGAAGAAAGAGCGCTCCTACGGGTGA
- a CDS encoding RidA family protein, with amino-acid sequence MARKVIHSDNAPQAIGPYSQAIQVDAGKLTFLAGQIPLDPKTMEMVQGDAATQAERVMQNLKAVLAAAGLEFSHVVRCTIFLTDLGDFAKVNEVYGRYFTGSPPARATVQVSALPRGAKVEIDAIAVS; translated from the coding sequence ATGGCGCGCAAAGTCATCCACTCCGACAACGCCCCCCAGGCCATTGGCCCCTACTCGCAGGCCATCCAAGTGGACGCCGGGAAGCTAACCTTCCTCGCCGGGCAGATTCCCCTGGACCCGAAGACGATGGAGATGGTCCAGGGTGACGCGGCCACCCAGGCCGAGCGGGTCATGCAGAACCTGAAGGCCGTGCTCGCCGCCGCCGGGCTCGAGTTCTCCCACGTGGTGCGCTGCACCATCTTCCTCACGGACCTGGGCGACTTCGCCAAGGTGAACGAGGTGTATGGCCGCTACTTCACCGGCTCGCCGCCCGCCCGCGCCACCGTGCAGGTGTCCGCGCTGCCCCGTGGCGCCAAGGTGGAGATCGACGCCATCGCCGTGTCCTGA